A DNA window from Camelina sativa cultivar DH55 chromosome 13, Cs, whole genome shotgun sequence contains the following coding sequences:
- the LOC104737422 gene encoding protein SYM1-like, with amino-acid sequence MAALSCCPTTIIVVSGKLPSRIRIADQLPRLSPFKNQRRLIASKKRSLIVVGSIIEDREAIDLKSVNFKPKEERKEDEGDGEDRDNDRLMSRGINAAIVLAAGTVAVTKLLSIDHDYWQGWTLYEILRYAPEHNWVAYEQILKTNPVLAKMAISGIVYSLGDWIAQCYEGKPLFEFDRSRVVRSGLVGFTLHGSLSHYYYQFCEALFPFQEWWVVPAKIAFDQTVWSAIWNSIYFTVLGLLRFQSPADIFSEIKTTFWPMITAGWKLWPLAHLVTYGVIPVDQRLLWVDCIELIWVTILSTYSNEKAEAPALQKTNSNSSED; translated from the exons ATGGCAGCTCTGTCTTGTTGTCCTACCACCATCATCGTTGTCTCAGGGAAGCTTCCTTCACGGATTAGAATCGCCGATCAGTTACCTAGACTCAGCCCTTTTAAGAATCAGAGACGATTGATTGCATCAAAGAAGAGGAGTTTGATCGTTGTTGGCTCCATCATTGAAGACAGAGAAGCAATCGATTTGAAAAGTGTTAATTTTAAGCCAAAAGAAGAAcgaaaagaagatgaaggagatggagaagatagAGATAACGATCGGTTGATGAGTCGAGGAATCAACGCAGCCATAGTTCTCGCCGCTGGTACTGTTGCGGTTACAAAGCTTTTATCCATCGATCATGACTATTGGCAA GGTTGGACTCTCTACGAGATACTCAGGTATGCACCTGAACACAATTGGGTTGCATAtgaacaaattctcaaaacaaaCCCTGTTCTGGCGAAAATGGCCATTAGTGGAATTGTGTATTCTCTTGGAGATTGGATTGCACAA TGCTATGAAGGAAAACCGCTATTTGAGTTTGATCGATCTCGCGTAGTTAGATCAGGTCTTGTTGGATTCACTCTCCATGGTTCACTCTCTCATTATTACTACCAATTCTGTGAG gctctctttccttttcaaGAATGGTGGGTAGTCCCCGCAAAAATCGCCTTTGATCAAACCGTGTGGTCTGCAATTTGGAATAGTATCTACTTTACAGTTTTAGGGCTCTTGCGTTTCCAATCTCCAGCTGACATTTTCAGCGAA ATCAAGACCACATTTTGGCCAATGATCACT GCAGGCTGGAAACTCTGGCCATTGGCTCACTTGGTTACATACGGTGTAATTCCTGTAGACCAAAGGCTTCTTTGGGTGGATTGTATTGAACTCATATGGGTCACTATATTGTCGAC TTACTCAAATGAGAAGGCAGAGGCGCCAGCATTACAGAAAACAAACTCTAACTCGAGTGAG GACTAG